ATAAAAAGCTGTACCGGATCGACAAGCACCGGTATGATATGCCGTCTGACAACAACAGCGGCCAACAGCCGCGCTACTGGAAAATAGATACCTACCCCCTGTTCGATGCCGGCGGGCAAATGACCTATATCGTTCAAAGCTCTACAGACATTACTTCCCTGCACATCGCGGAACAGGAGGCGAGCCGGAACGAGGAAAAGGCCAACCGCATCCTGGAAAGCATTACCGATGGCTTCTTCTCAACGGATGCGCAGGACAGGGTCATTTACTGGAATGTTGCCGCGGAAAGGATCTCCGGGCTTAAACGGGCGCAAGTGGAAGGCAGATCGCTATGGGACCTCTACCCCGATGCGGAATTGTCCGGATTCAAAAAGCAATACCGCAAGGTCAGGGAAACCCGGCAGGCGGTCAGTTTTGAACAGGCGTTCGATAACCCTTCTGCCCAGGTCGATATCACGCTTTACCCTTCAGGAGAAGGTGTTTCCGCATACTTCAGGAACATTACCTACCGCAAAAAAGCGGAGGCGAGGGAAAAGCTGATGCAGCAACGCAATAGCGACCTCTTCAATTTCAGCCCTATGCCCATGTGGGTATATGACTTGCAAACACTCCGCATCAGGGCGGCCAATAAAGCGGCCTGCCGCGATTATGGCTATTCGGCGGAAGAATTTCTCTCCCTGACCGTAGCGGTATTGTGGCCGGAGGAAGACAGGGACCGCATGCTCCGCAAGGTGAGCGGCCTGGCCGCAAAGGGACTGCCCAGCATCGCACAGGTAAGGCATATCACCCGCGACGGAAGAATACTGTATGTAGACATCACCTCCGAACCACTGCCCACCTGGGACGAGAATGCCCGTATCATCGTAGCGCTGGATGTAACGGACAAACTCCGGGCTACCCAGGCGGAAAAGCTTTTCAATGACCTTAACCAGCTGGAAAGAAATGTGCTGGAGCTTCATTCGAAAAGCGGCACCGCAACGCCCGAGGTGCTCGCAGCCTACCTGTCAGGCATTGAAGCGCTTTTCCCGCAAATGATCTGCTCCATCATGCGCGTCCGGAACAGGCGTGTCTATAACTGGGCTTCGCCATCGCTGCCGGCGGTGCTGACGAACGGGATCGAGGGAATAGCGGTTGGACCGGATGCAGGGTCCTGCGGTGCGGCGGCTTATTGGAGGGAAAAGGTCATCGTAAAAGATATCACCAAAGATGAACGTTGGGAGCGTTTTAAGGATATTACCCTGCAGGCGGGTTTCAGCGCCTGCTGGTCGCATCCGGTGATCGATTCTTCCGGCGAGGTGATCGCCACTTTTGCCGTGTATTACCGCAAACCGGCGGTACCGGACGAGCAGGAGCAGCGGATCATCGAACGGGTGGTGGCGCTTCTCGCGATCATCCTGGAAAACCGCCAGTATGCAGAAACGATCACCGAGAACAGTGTGCTTATGGCGCAGGGGCAGGAGCTGGCGCAGTTCGGCAACTGGTCATGGGAAATTGCCGATAACGTGGTCAGCTGGTCGGATACCCTGTATCATATCTACGGCATCGATAGAAATGAATTTAAAGCCACTTTTGAAGGCTACCAGGAACTGCTCCATCCGGATGACCGGCAACGTGTTTTTGAGATCATCAACGGCATGCTGCAGACGAAAGAAGATGTGGAGTTTGAAGAGCGCATCGTCAGAAAGAACGGGGAGGTCAGATACCTCCGTTCCTGGGGGACCCTGAAATGCGATGAGGCCGGCGTGCCCGTAAAAATGGTGGGCGCCTGCCTGGATATTACCCTCAGCAAAAAGATACAGGAAGAATTGCAGGCCAGCGAAGCCCGCCTGCGGAGCCTGGTGGATGCACAGACCAATTATGTGATGCGAATGGATGTGGCAGGCAGATACACTTACTATAATGAAAAGTACCGGCAGGATTTCGGCTGGTTATATGATCACGCTGATTTTACGGGCGCTGACACCAGGCGCTCAGTTGTTCCTGCGCATCAGGACCGGGCAGTAGCCGCCGCACAAAAATGCCTGGATGCTCCCGGCGAGGTCATCGAACTGGAGCTGGACAAGCCTGCGGAGGACGGATCGGTAAAAACTTCCTACTGGCACCTCGTTGCCCTCACAGATGAATCCGGCACGGTAACGGAGATCCAGTGCATCGGCATCGATGTGTCCGAATGGAAACGGGCGGAACGGGAGCTGCGCAAAAGCAATGAACGGTACGAATACCTGAGCAAAGCCAGTAACGATGCCATCTATGACTGGGATACCGCGGAGGACCATATCACCTGGGGCGATGGCTTCAGCAGGGTTTTCGGTTATCCGGTCTGTGAAGACAAGTTTCCGCTGAAGAGCTGGACAACGCTGATCCATGCCGATGATCTGGACGCTATCAGCACCAGTCTTCAACATGCCCTGGACGATCCTGAAAAGGCGAGCTGGACAGCGCAATACCGGTTCCGGCGTGCAGACGGCAGCTACGCCTTTGTGGAAGAGATCGGTTACATCGTCCGTAACGAGGCCAAAGCGCCCGTCCGCATGATCGGTTCCGTACAGGATGTTACCGAGCGGGTAAAATATGTGCAGGAGATAGAGGCGCACAACGCCCGGCTGAAAGATATCGCATGGACGCAATCGCACCTCGTCAGAGGCCCGCTGGCCCGTATCCTGGGATTGGTGGAGTTGCTCAATTATCCGCAGACAGACCAGGCCGGGTATGAAAAAATCCTGACCTACCTGCATCGCTCCGCAACGGAACTGGACCAGGTGATCACGGATATTATCGACAAAAGCCAGCGCCATAACGGAACCGCATCATAGGGCAAACAACCCCCGTACGGATACCCGAAAGGTACCCATACCGGTTAATGATGATCTTTTAGTGAGGTTAACCCCGGTTACAATCCGGATCTTCCTTCCCGCGCACGATCGTCTATTCTGAACGATACTTTGCAGATCACGCCGTAGCTGGTGATCTTCCCATCGCTCACATGCACTTTGATGTCCTTTACAAACACCGAATCAATGTTCTTGATCGTTTTCGATACTTCCACTACAGCATTGTTGATGGCGTCTTCAATACCTTTTTCGGAGGAAGCGATGACTTCAATTACTTTGACAATAGACATAGCGCCTGGTTTTTATGGTGAAGAATCTGCCCTCCAGCCACGAAAACCAGGCCAGAACCAGGCTCTTGCGCTAATGTGTATATAATGAGGATGCTATGTTTTAAGGAAATTATGCAGGGAAAATATATGTAACGTGTATGAGGATTTACAACGGCAAACTGTACAGCATACCGTTTTGCAACTGAACGGGACCGTCAACCCTGCATGCGCCGCATGGACGCCACGAGGGCTGCGATCCTTTTCTGCCTGGTTTCCGGCCGTTTCGCCAGCGCCAATGATTGCAGATGCAGCTTTTGCATGGAAGGGCTTGAACGCGTAAAACCAGCTCTGGCAGCCGGGTGCTTCCGGAATGCCGCTTCCAGGTCTTCGGGAATGGTGCGCGCTTCCACTTCGTCCAGTATCGACCAGTAGCCGTTCTGTTTGGCGGCATTGATCCGGTCGAGGCCTGCCGGGGTCATCAGCCCCTCTCTGATCAGTTGTTTTACCCTTTCCTTGTTGAGCCCGCTCCACGCACTCCTGGGCTTGCGCTTCGTAAAGGACTGCATGAACCGTTCGGCATCCAGCGATAAGGTCTTGCCGTCTATCCACCCGAAGCAAAGGGCTTCCAGCACAGCATCGGGATAACTGATCGCCGGGCGGCTCGCGTTCTTTTTCGTGCATACCACCCATACCGTCAGGTCGGCAGTATGGTTTTTCTCCAGCCAGTTCCGCCATTGCTGCCTGTTCCGGGGGCGGAGGGTTTTAGATGGTGCGGGCATTTTACCGCGTTTTGATGTAAGCATATCCAAAACTAGCATGGGGGGATGACAGCCTTATGTCAGCAGCAGAAAGAATTTATCCGACGGTCAGCGTCCGCATGATGCGTATCTGTTCCAGGAAGTATTCATCGTGCGATACGGCTATCACCGTGCCCTGGTATTCATTGATGGCGGCGGTCAGTATTTCCGTGTTCCGGATATCGAGGTTATTGGTCGGCTCATCCAGGATGATCATATCCGGGGCCTGGTTGCTGATCGTCAGGCAACAGAGGATCAACCGCATCTTTTCCCCGCCGCTGAGCGTATGGCAGGGTTGGTCCCAGCATGCCTGCGTAAACAGGAATCTGTTCAGCCGCACCTTTATCTCATGTTCCTGCAGGCCGGTATGATTGAATTTCTCCGCCTGTTCATATACGGAGTTGGCATCGGTTATCAATGAATAATCCTGGTCGATACAGATCACTTTATCGGCAGCATGATGGATAATGCCGGATACCGGCTGCAGGATGCCCAGGATGATCTTTATCAGCGTTGTTTTGCCGGAGCCGTTCAGCCCCCTGATCACGATCCGTTCGCCGCTCGTGATCAGGAAGTTCAGCGGCGTTTCCCAAAGCGGCCGGCCATCATATCCGAAGTTGATGTTCCGCGCGGTGATCAGTATTTTACCTTTGTGGAGGGATGAATGATCGAGATCGATCTTCATTTTGTCCGTACCGGGCAGCTCTTTGCGCAACTGGTTCAGCTCCCGGGAAATGGCCCCGGTTTTTTCCGCATGCACATTTTTCATGCGGGAAGTGCTTTTTTCCGCATTGTTGCGGAGCGTGTTCATGGATATGGTGGGCAGGCCCGCTTTTTCCTGTTTCTTTTTGCCCCGGGCATCCAGTTTCTGCTGCCGTTCCAGGGTTTCCCGTTCTGTTTCCCGGGCTTTGCGCAGTGCTTTCTCCTTGCTTTTCAGGTCCTGCTGCAACGCCTCTTCTTCGATCATCTTCTGCGCGGCATAGAAATCGTAGTTGCCGCCATAGGTGGTCATGCCGCGCTGGTCCAGTTCGCAGACGGTGTGCAGGAGGTTGAGCAGCGTTCTGTCGTGGCTCACCACCAACAGCGTATTGCCGGTGGTGCGGATATATTGATAGAGGAGTTCCCGGCCGGGTGTATCCAGGTGATTGCTCGGTTCATCCATCAGCACTATTTCCGGTTGATGAATGCTGATGCCGGCGAGAAAGACCTTCGTTTTTTGTCCCCCGCTCAGGCTGCCCATCGTGTGGGTCAGCTCCACATCATCCAGCTGCCAGTGCGTAAATGCTTCCCGGCACCGTTCTTCCAGCCCCCAGTCGTCATCCAGCAACAGGAGGTTGGCATCGGTCACCTTGCCGTCCAGTATCTCCCGGAGCGCATGCAGCTTTTCATCGATCTGCAGCGCCCGGGCAACGCTGAGATGATGGTATGCGCCAAAAAGCTGCGGCACATAATAAGGCCGGGAACCGGACTTTACGGTCCCTTCCGCGGGATGCAGCAGGCCCGCCGCAATTTGCAGCAAAGTGGATTTGCCCGCACCGTTATTGCCGATCAGTGCGATCTTGTCATGTTTATGGACGATAAGGCTGATATTATCAAACAACAGCTCCCGGTTGGGATGCAGATAGGTAATGTTTTGTAGCGCAAGCATATTTCTTTCTTCAAAATGGAAAAATCAGGGGCGGCTTTTGCCCCGGGTCGTTATGATTTTTTGAAAGAAAGTATGGTCTACATGCGTGTTGTTTATTTTGATGAGCGGATGCAAAGATAAGCAATTGCCCGTAAACAGGAAAGCCCTCCGGCCCGGCCCCGTCATTCAAAATCCCCGGTTCATTCCCTTTTTTCTGCCATTCGCGCCGTTCCTGTTCCCGGCTTGCCCGTTTCACGGCAGCTTTGCGGGAAAAACGAATGAAACCATTGATTTGGCTGCCTGGCCTGTTATTGCCATTGCGCAGCGTACCTCAGCAAGTAATTTCCACGCAAACGGTAAGGAATGGCTGGGTAAATAACCGCACTAACTTATCCATCCCCACAGCGTAACCGCGCATAACCAGCTCATCACCCCTACCACCATCCAGCCCGTTACCTGCATCCACAGCGGATGGCGGTAATCCTGCATCAGCCTTTTTTTGCCGGCGGCCACCAGCACAACGGCCAGGGCCAGCGGCAATATCAGGCCATTGAATGCTCCGGCCATGATCAGCAGCTGTACCGGTTTCCCCACCAGCACGAACACTATCGTAGAGGAAACGATAAAGGCGCTGATGAACCAGCGTTCATGCTGCGCGATGAAATGATGGAAGGTCTTGAGAAAGGAAACGGAAGTGTAAGCCGCGCCTACAACGGAAGTGATCGCCGCGCTCCACATCACCATGCCGAAGAAACGGTACCCCACTTCCCCGGCTGCGCTGCGGAAAACGGAGGCGGGCGGGTTGCCGGGGTCCAGCACCACGCCCTGCGACACTACGCCGAGGGCGGCGAGGAACAGCAGTGTGCGCATAACGCCGGTGATCACAATGCCGCTCACCGCGCTGCGGTTCACATACCTCACCTGCGCCTTTCCGCCGATGCCGGCATCCAGCAGGCGGTGCGCGCCGGAGAAGCTGATATACCCGCCCACGGTGCCGCCTACCAGCGTTACAATGGAGGCGGTATCGATCATATCCGGCCATACGCTTTGCTGCAGGGCTTCCAGCACGGGAGGGCGGGAGCTGGCGGCCACGTAAAGCGTCAGCAATATCATCAAAATGCCCAGTGCGCGCGTGAAATGGTCCAGCGCCTTGCCGGCTTCCTTCATCCAGAAAATGAACAGGGCAATGCCGCAGCTGAGCATTGCGCCATAAAGTGTATCCATCCCCGTTAGGGCCTGCAATCCAAGCCCGCAGCCGCCGATGTTGGCGATATTGAAGGCCAGTCCCCCCAGCACTACCAATCCCGCCAGCAGATAGCCAAGCCCGGGCAGCAAGGCATTGGAGAGGTCCTGTGCGCGATGCTGCGTAACGGTAAGCACCCGCCAGATGTTCAGCTGTGCGCCGATGTCCAGCAGAATGGATACGAGTATGACGAAGCTGAAGGCCGCGGCCTGCTGCTGGGTGAATACGGTGGTCTGCGTGAGGAACCCGGGACCGACGGCGGATGTCGCCATCAGGAAGGCGGCTCCCAGGAGAACGGAGGATCTTTGCTTGTTCAAATGTGCTGTATTGAAATATGATGTTGACGTAAGGCGGTGTTGATAGCCCTGGCGAAAGGAAGGGCATGCTCCCCGTCGCCATGCAGGCAAATGGTTTCGGCGGCAACCGGTATGATCTTGCCGCTTGTGGTGGTCACCTGCTGCTGTGTGACCATTTGCAGCACTTGGCTGATGGCGGCGGCTTCACTGGTAATGAGCGCGCCCGGTTGCTGGCGCGGAGTGAGACTGCCATCGGCCTGGTACGTTCTGTCTGCAAATACTTCCCCGGCGGTTTTCAGGCCGGCTTCCACGGCGGCCTTGATGAGCCAGCTGTTGCTGAGGCCGTAGAGGCAGAGCTGCGGATAGTTGTCGCTCACCGCTTTGGCGATCACCTGCGCCATGGCGGGTGTTTGTGCGGCCATGTTATATAATGCGCCATGCGGTTTGACGTGCGTCATCACCGCGCCGTGCGCCTGGCAGATGGATTGCATGATCTGCAGCTGTGTGGCTACGAGATCATACAGGGCCGTATCGGAGAGCTGTTGCGGTGTTCTGCCGAAATTTTCCCTGTCCGCAAAGCCGGGATGAGCGCCGATGGACACCTGGTGTTGCAGTGCAAGGTCAATGGTGCGGGCGATGGTCTCCCGGTCTCCCGCATGATATCCGCAGGCGATGTTGGCGCTGCTGATGAAAGGCATGATACCGGCATCGGTACCCAGTCCTTCCCCCATGTCGCAGTTCAGGTCGATCTTGTTGAGCATTACAGGTTGTTGGTTGGCTAGTGAGTTGTTTGTTCCCACTCCTCCAGCCGTAATTTACAGGCATTTTGCAGAATTAGCAAACCTTGTTCCTGCTGCCAGAGCAGGTCTTCCGCCGTTTTGAGATCAACCGTGCTGAAGCGCAGCGGCTGATGCGGCGCATAGCGGGAGAGCGCGGGCATATCCGCCGATATCACATGTGCCACCCGCGGATATCCGCCGGTGGTCTGATGGTCTGCCATCAATATGATCAGCTGCCCGCCGGGCAGGAGTTGCATGGTGCCTCTGCTGACGCCGGCGGAAAGCCGTTCGCTGCGGTCGCGGGTCTTTAATACGGGGCCGCGTAAACGAAATCCCATACGGTCGCACTGCGCCGTCAGCATAAACGCTTCCCCGCTGAGGTCTTCCTGCGATCCTTTTTCGAGCAATGCCCATTCATGGCCGTGGATGATGCGGATGGTGCCGGTGGTTGCATAGAGATGGCTAATGTCGGCGGACCATGGCAATACCTGCGGTTGTTTGAGCGGGGGCAGCGCGAGTTCCTGCCGGAAGGGGAGCCGGTCGCCTTTCTGCAATGCTCTTCCCTGGAAACCGCCGGTGCCGGCCTTCAGGTGAGTGCTGTAACTGCCGAGCCAGGGCGTGAGCGCAAACCCCCCGCTTACCGCAAGGTAACAGCGGGTGCCGGAAACCGGCCGCGAGAAACGTAATACGGCATGCTTGGGCGCCAGTACAGGCTGGTTGAGCGGAATGGGCTGTTCATTCAGCATCGCCCCGAAATCGGCTCCGGACAAAGCGATCATCGCATCGGCCTCAAAGAGGAAGGCGGCTGCGGGAAAATGCAGTTCTATGGCAGCTTCCGTACCGCTATTGCCCGTAAGGCAATTGGCCGTGAAAAGGGCAATACGGTCCATCGCCCCGCCGGGATTGATCCCGAGGTGCTGATAGCCATACCGTCCTGTATCCTGTATGGTATCCAGCAGCCCTTGTTGTACAACCTGTATCAAAGATGGGTCAGTTTAAATTTGTTGCCCGGACATATCCCGGAATGTTGCCAATGATATGGGCACGAACCGTATGGCATCACCGGGCTGGCAATAGCAGGGTTGCTCCCTTGCAGGATCGAACATCTGCAGCGGCGTCCGCCCGATGATGTTCCAGCCCCCCGGGGATTCCATCGGGTAAATGCCCGTCTGCGCCCCCGCAATACCTACGCTTCCCGCCGGTACTTTCAACCGGGGCTGCTTCAGCCGCGGTGTGGCCAGCCTGTCATCTACTTTGCCCATGTAAGGGAAACCCGGCAGAAAACCGATCATGTAAACGGTATATGTTCCTGCGGTATGCAGTGCTATGATCGCTTCCACGGTCATTTGCTTCTCTTCCGCCATCGCTGCGATATCCGGCGCGAGGGAAATATCATAACATACCGGTATCTCCAGTTGCCGGGGCGCGGCCGTTACCTGTTCTACCTCCTGTTCCAAAGCCTGCATGACAACCGTACGGATGACCTCTGCGGGAGAGAGCGGATGATGCCTGCGCATCAGCGCCGTATCATACACAATGGTCAGCGAGGCATAAGCGGGAATGAGGTCCAGGATATAAGGCCGCTGCATGGACTGCAATGCATGGAATGCCTGCATGACCCGCCGGTGCACCACAGGATCGATCTGCTGCGCCCATTCCACAATAACGGAACGATCGCCCAATGGAGCAATGCTGTAATCTTTTTTCATGCCTTTTCAAATGCGGTATCCCACTAAAGTAAGATATCCCGCTGTTTAAAACCCCATCTATTTTTTCGGGCACCGGAAGAAGTTGAGGTAAACGGAAAGCAATACCGCAGGAGCGAACAGTAACAGGATCATCAGATTGATGAACGTATCGCTGAAATCATGACCGGTGATCTTGTTGGCAAAATAGGTGACAAAAGATGCCGGCAGGTTACGTTCGCCCAGTTGTTCCTTTACCCGCCACTGCCAGTCGGTTATAGGGCAATACCCCATCCCGAACCATATGCCGAGGATCACCCAGCTGAACAGGGTAGCGCCGGCAAAGATCAGATGCAGCCTGCGGGTGGCGCGGAATATCCATCCGGATAAATTGAAGCCGATGATCAGCAGGTGGAGGATGGTGAAAAATATGTCGAGGAATGTCAGCATTGTTGAGATCAGTTTTTATGGTGAAATTTCCCGCGTTCCGCTAACAGCCGAAAATATAATGCCAGAACAGGGGGCGTCTGCGCTCCCTGCCGGTTTTTTATAGGTTATGCACTTTTTTCGATAGCGATGGCGTTATGAAAAAAGAGTAAATTTAATACATGCGAAAACTTCCGCTTATGCGAACATCCGGATTTTACGCCTGCCTGGTGGGCATTTGCCTGCTGCTTTCCTGCACCAAATCGAATGAAGAGAGACAAACAGATCCTTCCCGGCAGGAAGATCTTGTGAACGTTGCCTATGGTTCCGATGGCCGGCAGCGGTTCAATATTTACCTGCCTGCGGGCCGCAGCGATACCGCCACGCCGGTGCTGTTCTTTATTCACGGCGGCGCCTGGACGGGTGGCAGCAAGGATGATTTAGTGAGCGCGATCCCTGGATTCCGGCAGCTGTTCCCGGACTGTGCCATCGTGCTGGTCAATTACCGCCTCTTTAACCTGCAGACGGGCGGCAACAAGTTCCCCGTGCAGGAGCAGGATGTAAAGGCCTGCATCGATGCGGTCATGACCAATAACAGCGACTATCATATCTCGCGGAAATTCGTGTTATGGGGACAAAGCGCCGGGGCGCATCTCGCCGCGTTGTATGCCTATAAGCATGCCGGTACGTTCAAACCCCGTGCCCTGATAGACCAGGTAGGCCCAACGGATATGCTGTCCATGTACACCCAGCTGGCCGATCCTAACCTGAAGATACTGATGAAGGCATTGATCGGTGATCCGCAGACCGGGGATTCCGTCCTCTACAAAAGTTCAAGCCCCTCGCAATATGTCAGCCCGGACTGTCCGCCTACCCTGATATTGCACGGCACGGCGGACGAGGTAGTGCCCTACAAGCAGGCGGAACTACTGCGGGACAAACTGCAGCAGAACGGGGTGCCGTTCATCTACAAGCTGTACCCGGGCGAAGGGCATGCGCTGACCGGTGTTGCCGCGGAGGTGAACAGCGAGATCGTTGCATTTCTGCAAACCTGGCTGAAATGAGCCGGCTTATCCTGAAACGTCAATGCCCCGGCAACCGCATTGAATAGTTTGCCCGCAGCCGGAGGGCCATTTTCGTATAGGCGGCCCGGATCGCCGGCCGGTAAAACC
This genomic stretch from Chitinophaga sp. XS-30 harbors:
- a CDS encoding PAS domain S-box protein, which translates into the protein MTSLEEIKTLFDCLPVPSIILKTDAPDFTIAAVNKAFIEVTFSQARELTGMPFFQAFPMNADDDGTRTDTIKYAFDYALRHKKLYRIDKHRYDMPSDNNSGQQPRYWKIDTYPLFDAGGQMTYIVQSSTDITSLHIAEQEASRNEEKANRILESITDGFFSTDAQDRVIYWNVAAERISGLKRAQVEGRSLWDLYPDAELSGFKKQYRKVRETRQAVSFEQAFDNPSAQVDITLYPSGEGVSAYFRNITYRKKAEAREKLMQQRNSDLFNFSPMPMWVYDLQTLRIRAANKAACRDYGYSAEEFLSLTVAVLWPEEDRDRMLRKVSGLAAKGLPSIAQVRHITRDGRILYVDITSEPLPTWDENARIIVALDVTDKLRATQAEKLFNDLNQLERNVLELHSKSGTATPEVLAAYLSGIEALFPQMICSIMRVRNRRVYNWASPSLPAVLTNGIEGIAVGPDAGSCGAAAYWREKVIVKDITKDERWERFKDITLQAGFSACWSHPVIDSSGEVIATFAVYYRKPAVPDEQEQRIIERVVALLAIILENRQYAETITENSVLMAQGQELAQFGNWSWEIADNVVSWSDTLYHIYGIDRNEFKATFEGYQELLHPDDRQRVFEIINGMLQTKEDVEFEERIVRKNGEVRYLRSWGTLKCDEAGVPVKMVGACLDITLSKKIQEELQASEARLRSLVDAQTNYVMRMDVAGRYTYYNEKYRQDFGWLYDHADFTGADTRRSVVPAHQDRAVAAAQKCLDAPGEVIELELDKPAEDGSVKTSYWHLVALTDESGTVTEIQCIGIDVSEWKRAERELRKSNERYEYLSKASNDAIYDWDTAEDHITWGDGFSRVFGYPVCEDKFPLKSWTTLIHADDLDAISTSLQHALDDPEKASWTAQYRFRRADGSYAFVEEIGYIVRNEAKAPVRMIGSVQDVTERVKYVQEIEAHNARLKDIAWTQSHLVRGPLARILGLVELLNYPQTDQAGYEKILTYLHRSATELDQVITDIIDKSQRHNGTAS
- a CDS encoding dodecin family protein, with protein sequence MSIVKVIEVIASSEKGIEDAINNAVVEVSKTIKNIDSVFVKDIKVHVSDGKITSYGVICKVSFRIDDRAREGRSGL
- a CDS encoding YdeI family protein, which translates into the protein MPAPSKTLRPRNRQQWRNWLEKNHTADLTVWVVCTKKNASRPAISYPDAVLEALCFGWIDGKTLSLDAERFMQSFTKRKPRSAWSGLNKERVKQLIREGLMTPAGLDRINAAKQNGYWSILDEVEARTIPEDLEAAFRKHPAARAGFTRSSPSMQKLHLQSLALAKRPETRQKRIAALVASMRRMQG
- a CDS encoding ABC-F family ATP-binding cassette domain-containing protein gives rise to the protein MLALQNITYLHPNRELLFDNISLIVHKHDKIALIGNNGAGKSTLLQIAAGLLHPAEGTVKSGSRPYYVPQLFGAYHHLSVARALQIDEKLHALREILDGKVTDANLLLLDDDWGLEERCREAFTHWQLDDVELTHTMGSLSGGQKTKVFLAGISIHQPEIVLMDEPSNHLDTPGRELLYQYIRTTGNTLLVVSHDRTLLNLLHTVCELDQRGMTTYGGNYDFYAAQKMIEEEALQQDLKSKEKALRKARETERETLERQQKLDARGKKKQEKAGLPTISMNTLRNNAEKSTSRMKNVHAEKTGAISRELNQLRKELPGTDKMKIDLDHSSLHKGKILITARNINFGYDGRPLWETPLNFLITSGERIVIRGLNGSGKTTLIKIILGILQPVSGIIHHAADKVICIDQDYSLITDANSVYEQAEKFNHTGLQEHEIKVRLNRFLFTQACWDQPCHTLSGGEKMRLILCCLTISNQAPDMIILDEPTNNLDIRNTEILTAAINEYQGTVIAVSHDEYFLEQIRIMRTLTVG
- a CDS encoding NRAMP family divalent metal transporter, which gives rise to MNKQRSSVLLGAAFLMATSAVGPGFLTQTTVFTQQQAAAFSFVILVSILLDIGAQLNIWRVLTVTQHRAQDLSNALLPGLGYLLAGLVVLGGLAFNIANIGGCGLGLQALTGMDTLYGAMLSCGIALFIFWMKEAGKALDHFTRALGILMILLTLYVAASSRPPVLEALQQSVWPDMIDTASIVTLVGGTVGGYISFSGAHRLLDAGIGGKAQVRYVNRSAVSGIVITGVMRTLLFLAALGVVSQGVVLDPGNPPASVFRSAAGEVGYRFFGMVMWSAAITSVVGAAYTSVSFLKTFHHFIAQHERWFISAFIVSSTIVFVLVGKPVQLLIMAGAFNGLILPLALAVVLVAAGKKRLMQDYRHPLWMQVTGWMVVGVMSWLCAVTLWGWIS
- a CDS encoding 5-oxoprolinase subunit PxpA, which encodes MLNKIDLNCDMGEGLGTDAGIMPFISSANIACGYHAGDRETIARTIDLALQHQVSIGAHPGFADRENFGRTPQQLSDTALYDLVATQLQIMQSICQAHGAVMTHVKPHGALYNMAAQTPAMAQVIAKAVSDNYPQLCLYGLSNSWLIKAAVEAGLKTAGEVFADRTYQADGSLTPRQQPGALITSEAAAISQVLQMVTQQQVTTTSGKIIPVAAETICLHGDGEHALPFARAINTALRQHHISIQHI
- a CDS encoding biotin-dependent carboxyltransferase family protein, with amino-acid sequence MIQVVQQGLLDTIQDTGRYGYQHLGINPGGAMDRIALFTANCLTGNSGTEAAIELHFPAAAFLFEADAMIALSGADFGAMLNEQPIPLNQPVLAPKHAVLRFSRPVSGTRCYLAVSGGFALTPWLGSYSTHLKAGTGGFQGRALQKGDRLPFRQELALPPLKQPQVLPWSADISHLYATTGTIRIIHGHEWALLEKGSQEDLSGEAFMLTAQCDRMGFRLRGPVLKTRDRSERLSAGVSRGTMQLLPGGQLIILMADHQTTGGYPRVAHVISADMPALSRYAPHQPLRFSTVDLKTAEDLLWQQEQGLLILQNACKLRLEEWEQTTH
- the pxpB gene encoding 5-oxoprolinase subunit PxpB, with translation MKKDYSIAPLGDRSVIVEWAQQIDPVVHRRVMQAFHALQSMQRPYILDLIPAYASLTIVYDTALMRRHHPLSPAEVIRTVVMQALEQEVEQVTAAPRQLEIPVCYDISLAPDIAAMAEEKQMTVEAIIALHTAGTYTVYMIGFLPGFPYMGKVDDRLATPRLKQPRLKVPAGSVGIAGAQTGIYPMESPGGWNIIGRTPLQMFDPAREQPCYCQPGDAIRFVPISLATFRDMSGQQI
- a CDS encoding DUF2784 domain-containing protein is translated as MLTFLDIFFTILHLLIIGFNLSGWIFRATRRLHLIFAGATLFSWVILGIWFGMGYCPITDWQWRVKEQLGERNLPASFVTYFANKITGHDFSDTFINLMILLLFAPAVLLSVYLNFFRCPKK
- a CDS encoding alpha/beta hydrolase; this translates as MRTSGFYACLVGICLLLSCTKSNEERQTDPSRQEDLVNVAYGSDGRQRFNIYLPAGRSDTATPVLFFIHGGAWTGGSKDDLVSAIPGFRQLFPDCAIVLVNYRLFNLQTGGNKFPVQEQDVKACIDAVMTNNSDYHISRKFVLWGQSAGAHLAALYAYKHAGTFKPRALIDQVGPTDMLSMYTQLADPNLKILMKALIGDPQTGDSVLYKSSSPSQYVSPDCPPTLILHGTADEVVPYKQAELLRDKLQQNGVPFIYKLYPGEGHALTGVAAEVNSEIVAFLQTWLK